The following proteins are encoded in a genomic region of Cryptomeria japonica chromosome 11, Sugi_1.0, whole genome shotgun sequence:
- the LOC131067132 gene encoding protein SELF-PRUNING, whose protein sequence is MSRFLKPLKSAGVIGDVVDVFTPSVNMSVVYNTNMEVHNGFEFMPSSITSPPQVQLLDTDPATFFTLIMTDPDSPSPSDPSGREYLHWMVSDIPGTKTNSFGREIVSYENPRAIIGIHRYVFVLFKQNAKGTVDSPPSRQHFKTRQFAERNGLGSPVAVVYFNARKETAARSR, encoded by the exons ATGTCGAGATTTCTAAAACCCCTGAAATCTGCGGGAGTGATTGGAGATGTTGTGGATGTGTTTACTCCCTCAGTAAATATGAGCGTGGTGTACAACACAAACATGGAGGTCCACAATGGCTTTGAGTTCATGCCTTCCTCTATCACTTCCCCTCCCCAAGTTCAACTTCTTGACACTGATCCCGCCACATTTTTCACTTTG ATCATGACAGATCCAGATTCACCAAGTCCTAGCGATCCTAGTGGACGCGAGTATCTCCACTG GATGGTGAGCGATATTCCGGGGACAAAGACTAATTCTTTTG GTCGGGAAATTGTGAGCTATGAAAATCCAAGGGCTATAATTGGAATCCATCGATATGTATTTGTGTTGTTCAAGCAAAATGCGAAAGGAACAGTTGATTCTCCTCCGTCACGACAGCATTTCAAGACTCGCCAGTTTGCAGAGAGGAATGGATTGGGATCGCCTGTTGCTGTGGTTTATTTCAATGCCCGAAAAGAGACAGCCGCTAGATCCCGTTGA